Proteins from one Salmonella bongori NCTC 12419 genomic window:
- the greA gene encoding transcription elongation factor GreA, whose amino-acid sequence MQAIPMTLRGAEKLREELDFLKSVRRPEIIAAIAEAREHGDLKENAEYHAAREQQGFCEGRIKDIEAKLSNAQVIDVTKMPNNGRVIFGATVTVLNLDTDEEQTYRIVGDDEADFKQNLISVNSPIARGLIGKEQDDVVVIKTPGGDVEYEVLKVEYL is encoded by the coding sequence ATGCAAGCTATTCCGATGACCTTACGCGGTGCCGAAAAACTGCGCGAAGAGCTGGATTTTCTGAAATCTGTGCGTCGTCCTGAAATTATCGCCGCTATCGCCGAAGCGCGCGAGCATGGCGATTTAAAAGAGAACGCGGAGTATCATGCTGCACGCGAACAGCAGGGTTTCTGCGAAGGACGTATTAAAGATATCGAAGCGAAGCTGTCGAATGCGCAGGTGATTGATGTCACCAAAATGCCGAACAATGGCCGCGTGATTTTTGGCGCAACGGTTACGGTGCTGAATCTGGACACCGATGAAGAACAGACTTACCGTATTGTTGGCGATGATGAGGCGGATTTTAAGCAAAACCTCATTTCGGTAAACTCGCCCATCGCTCGCGGCCTGATCGGCAAGGAACAGGATGACGTCGTCGTGATCAAGACGCCTGGCGGCGATGTGGAATACGAAGTGCTTAAAGTGGAATACCTCTAA